The following are from one region of the Helicobacteraceae bacterium genome:
- a CDS encoding DUF115 domain-containing protein, whose translation MDFDPITKQRRALERFAANERFFAATKLAKYLRKPNERLTLHISQEGFNVKEGDRLLYPEGIFERARKLALNPLANPDYKPIVIQDFSNARTDTNAVTADGINEILRLARADSDFTADQAHFDDSAPLPPIAFYGVGDGTHIALLDEGDRLSNGAIIYESDPEWFVISCYFLDYSRFLDPAKTNLLIVGGKMRAELARSFFAVDRFSRGFVRLELALDNRAENADAMREIALAHKESLRGWGTSEDELVGVKNAIANRSKPRLINKPREITCPIAVVGNGASLEKLTDFLRENQDRLVIFSAGTALKPLLKAGIKPDFHIEIERMDHLAAILRAAPIADIPLIAADVVDPSTLEAAKESFVFSRDSAAASAFSENRVAFSSPIVGNAAFALALEFSREVYLCGLDAGFRRGRKLHASGSFYDDKEDESAEQIPTRGAFSGDIWTNSLLSHSRAALESAIAAKPLARVFNLSDGAFIVGAKALRVSEAKIPSGGKLEAIAAIKDSFALSDGAPRVDIARELDEAKTALIATLSAFAPRNRRELFLAAKTALKNSIALERRLRFGAPFLRGSFWHLTNALIKSSLCVRRSNAASLYKSGADIIAATLGRLSDLCAQA comes from the coding sequence ATGGATTTTGATCCGATTACAAAACAACGTAGAGCGCTTGAGCGCTTCGCCGCCAACGAGAGGTTTTTCGCGGCGACAAAGCTGGCTAAATATCTGCGAAAGCCAAACGAGCGGCTGACGCTTCATATATCGCAAGAGGGGTTCAACGTCAAAGAGGGCGATCGCCTTCTGTATCCGGAAGGTATTTTCGAGCGGGCGCGAAAGCTCGCGCTTAACCCGCTCGCGAACCCCGACTACAAGCCAATTGTGATTCAGGATTTCTCAAACGCGCGAACCGATACAAACGCCGTAACCGCCGACGGCATAAACGAGATATTGCGCCTAGCCCGCGCCGATTCGGATTTCACCGCCGATCAAGCGCATTTCGACGATAGCGCGCCGCTCCCCCCGATCGCGTTCTACGGCGTAGGCGACGGGACGCATATCGCGCTTTTAGACGAAGGCGATCGCCTTTCCAACGGCGCGATTATCTACGAAAGCGATCCGGAGTGGTTTGTAATATCCTGCTATTTTTTAGATTATTCGCGGTTTTTAGACCCCGCTAAAACCAATTTGCTGATCGTCGGCGGCAAAATGCGCGCCGAACTTGCCCGAAGTTTTTTCGCCGTCGATCGATTTTCGCGCGGGTTTGTCCGGTTGGAGCTGGCGCTGGATAACCGCGCCGAAAACGCGGACGCTATGAGAGAGATCGCCCTAGCGCACAAGGAGAGTCTGCGCGGCTGGGGAACAAGCGAGGACGAGCTTGTCGGCGTAAAAAACGCGATCGCCAACCGCTCTAAGCCGCGCCTGATAAATAAGCCGCGCGAAATAACTTGTCCGATCGCGGTCGTAGGAAACGGCGCGTCGCTAGAAAAACTTACGGATTTTTTGCGCGAAAACCAAGATCGGCTTGTGATTTTCAGCGCGGGAACGGCGTTAAAACCGCTGCTAAAGGCTGGAATCAAGCCCGATTTTCATATAGAGATCGAGCGCATGGATCATCTAGCGGCGATCCTGCGCGCCGCGCCGATCGCGGATATTCCTCTAATCGCCGCCGACGTCGTCGATCCCTCCACGCTTGAAGCGGCGAAAGAGAGCTTTGTTTTTTCGCGCGATAGCGCCGCCGCGAGCGCCTTTAGCGAAAATAGGGTCGCTTTTTCAAGCCCGATCGTGGGCAACGCCGCGTTCGCTCTCGCGCTGGAGTTCTCCCGCGAAGTTTATCTATGCGGCTTGGACGCGGGCTTTCGGCGCGGGCGCAAACTGCACGCGAGCGGCTCGTTTTACGACGATAAAGAGGACGAGAGCGCGGAGCAAATACCGACGCGCGGAGCGTTTAGCGGCGATATTTGGACAAACTCGCTTCTTTCGCACAGCCGCGCCGCGCTGGAATCGGCGATCGCGGCAAAACCGTTGGCGCGAGTTTTCAACCTCTCCGACGGCGCGTTTATCGTCGGCGCCAAAGCGCTAAGGGTAAGCGAGGCAAAAATCCCAAGCGGCGGCAAACTTGAGGCGATCGCGGCGATCAAAGATAGTTTCGCTCTCTCTGACGGCGCGCCGCGCGTCGATATTGCGCGAGAGCTTGACGAAGCCAAAACGGCGCTGATAGCTACGCTAAGCGCGTTCGCCCCGCGTAACAGGCGCGAGCTGTTTTTGGCGGCTAAAACGGCGTTAAAAAACTCGATAGCCCTAGAACGGAGATTGCGCTTTGGCGCGCCGTTTCTGCGCGGCAGCTTTTGGCATTTGACAAACGCGCTGATCAAATCGTCGCTGTGCGTAAGGCGATCAAACGCGGCGAGCCTATATAAAAGCGGCGCGGATATTATCGCCGCTACGCTGGGGCGACTAAGCGATCTCTGCGCGCAAGCCTGA